Proteins encoded together in one Larus michahellis chromosome 4, bLarMic1.1, whole genome shotgun sequence window:
- the NUCB2 gene encoding nucleobindin-2 — translation MKWLSVLPQQCILLMTCLLMALEAVPIDIDKTKVKGEGHVEGEKVENPDTGLYYDEYLRQVIDVLETDKHFREKLQTADIEEIKSGKLSRELDLVSHHVRTRLDELKRQEVARLRMLIKAKMDSVQDTGIDHQALLKQFEHLNHQNPDTFEPKDLDMLIKAATSDLENYDKTRHEEFKKYEMMKEHERREYLKTLDEEKRQREESKFEEMKKKHGDHPKVHHPGSKDQLKEVWEEADGLDPNEFDPKTFFKLHDVNNDGFLDEQELEALFTKELEKVYDPKNEEDDMVEMEEERLRMREHVMNEVDINKDRLVTLEEFLRATEKKEFLEPDSWETLDQQQLFTEDELKEFESHISQQEDELRKKAEDLQKQKEELQRQHDQLQAQKQELQQVVKQMEQKKLQQGNPPAGPAGELKFQPPGEHKVGDAPKHPAGGDQPLPPGHVQEPAARTDQVHP, via the exons ATGAAGTGGCTATCTGTCCTGCCCCAACAGTGTATTTTGCTGATGACATGTCTCCTAATGGCCTTGGAAGCTGTACCTATAGACATAGATAAGACGAAAGTCAAAGGAGAAGGTCATGTAGAAGGAGAGAAGGTAGAAAATCCA gataCAGGACTTTATTACGATGAATATCTCAGGCAAGTAATAGATGTTTTGGAAACAGATAAGCATTTCAGGGAGAAACTCCAGACTGCTGACATAGAAGAAATAAAG AGTGGAAAACTAAGCAGAGAGCTTGATTTAGTAAGTCACCATGTGAGAACACGACTGGATGAACTAAAAAGACAAGAGGTGGCAAGATTAAGAATGTTAATTAAAGCTAAAATGGATTCCGTTCAAG ATACTGGCATAGACCATCAGGCTCTCCTTAAACAATTTGAACACCTGAACCATCAGAATCCTGACACGTTCGAACCTAAAGACTTAGATATGTTGATCAAAGCA GCTACAAGTGACTTGGAAAACTATGATAAGACCCGCCATGAGGAGTTTAAAAAATACGAGATGATGAAAGAACATGAAAGGAGAGAGTATTTAAAAACACTGGATGAAGAAAAGAGGCAGCGAGAAGAATCCAAATTTGaggagatgaagaaaaaacatgGAGATCACCCTAAAGTTCACCATCCT GGAAGCAAAGATCAGCTGAAAGAGGTGTGGGAAGAAGCAGATGGACTAGATCCTAATGAATTTGaccccaaaacatttttcaaactaCACG ATGTCAATAATGATGGTTTCCTGGATGAGCAAGAATTAGAAGCCCTATTTACTaaagag CTAGAAAAAGTTTACGATCCCAAAAATGAAGAGGATGACATGgttgaaatggaagaagaaaggcTCAGAATGAGAGAACATGTAATGAATGAG GTTGACATCAACAAGGACCGGCTAGTGACTTTGGAAGAGTTCCTGCgagctacagagaaaaaagaatttttggaGCCAGATAGCTGGGAG ACACTAGATCAACAGCAGCTCTTCACTGAGGACGAGCTGAAGGAATTTGAAAGTCACATTTCTCAGCAGGAAGATGAACTTAGAAAGAAGGCAGAAGatcttcagaagcagaaggaagagctaCAAAGGCAGCACGACCAGCTTCAGGCTCAGAAACAAGAGCTTCAGCAG gTTGTAAAACAGATGGAACAAAAGAAACTACAGCAAGGAAATCCTCCCGCGGGACCAGCTGGAGAACTGAAATTCCAACCCC CTGGGGAACACAAAGTTGGAGATGCACCAAAACATCCTGCGGGAGGTGATCAGCCTTTACCACCAGGACATGTCCAAGAACCAGCTGCTAGAACTGATCAAGTTCACCCTTAA